Proteins encoded within one genomic window of Streptomyces taklimakanensis:
- the mrdA gene encoding penicillin-binding protein 2 produces the protein MSNIPETGRTPRVTIRLIAIQVLVFSLMLTLGGRLWYLQIRNGEEYAEKAAGNHVQQVVQPAVRGAILDARGVPLADNETRLVVSASRTELMKMDDGGKAVLTRLADVLGMTYKEVSEKIRLCNAETPQPCWNGSPYQPIPITDEATTQQALQIRERQEDFPGITAEPTAVRRYPAPYGAKTSQVLGYLSPVTDEEIEQTKDGDSPLLSSDQVGRSGLERQYDSALRGDAGVTRYRVDNLGRVIGEAESDEAEPGSSLVTSIDARVQAIAEKELAAAMKEARKVYDDNTGRNYEADAGAVVVMEAKTGRVVAMASLPDYDPNVWVGGISAKDYAALTGKKSNYPLLNRSIQGLAAPGSIFKVIPTAAAVKAGYDFNGRYNCSSSYSIGGQVFKNFESQNHGMIDLGRALEVSCDTVYYALAHQEWKKDGGLDPKKEPNDWFYKTAHEFGLGKLTGIDLPNEVTGRVPDRQWKQDYWELNKDSWCKYGKKDGDYVEKIAYENCLEGNKLRAGDSVNYSIGQGDTLVTPIQMATIYAALSNGGTLYEPTVGKAIVSPDGKEIKEIKPKKKARLPMDDKTLRQTDKALEGVATRGTAAWRFADTGWPQDKIPMHAKTGTAEVYGKQTTSWFATYTDEYAIVMTISQGGTGSGASGPAVRNIYDALYGVDDEGKVHPDRALLPEPQKELPKVNSDGTIEAQRQKGFNP, from the coding sequence GTGAGCAACATCCCCGAGACCGGGCGCACGCCCCGGGTCACCATTCGACTGATCGCCATCCAGGTCCTGGTCTTCTCGCTGATGCTCACCCTCGGCGGGCGGCTGTGGTACCTCCAGATCCGCAACGGCGAGGAGTACGCGGAGAAGGCCGCCGGCAACCACGTCCAGCAGGTCGTCCAACCCGCCGTGCGCGGTGCCATCCTCGACGCGCGCGGTGTGCCGCTGGCCGACAACGAGACCCGACTGGTGGTCTCGGCCAGCCGCACCGAGCTGATGAAGATGGACGACGGCGGCAAGGCGGTGCTCACCCGGCTCGCCGACGTCCTGGGCATGACCTACAAGGAGGTCTCCGAGAAGATCCGCCTGTGCAACGCGGAGACCCCGCAGCCCTGTTGGAACGGCTCCCCCTACCAGCCGATCCCGATCACCGACGAGGCCACCACACAGCAGGCGCTCCAGATCCGCGAACGCCAGGAGGACTTCCCCGGCATCACCGCCGAGCCCACCGCCGTCCGCCGCTACCCGGCCCCGTACGGCGCCAAGACCTCCCAGGTGCTCGGCTACCTCTCGCCGGTCACCGACGAGGAGATCGAACAGACCAAGGACGGCGACTCCCCGCTGCTCAGCTCCGACCAGGTCGGCCGCTCCGGCCTGGAGCGCCAGTACGACTCCGCGTTGCGCGGCGACGCGGGCGTGACGCGCTACCGGGTGGACAACCTCGGCCGGGTCATCGGGGAGGCCGAGAGCGATGAGGCCGAGCCCGGCTCCAGCCTGGTCACCAGCATCGACGCCCGCGTCCAGGCCATCGCCGAGAAGGAGTTGGCGGCGGCGATGAAGGAGGCCCGCAAGGTCTACGACGACAACACCGGCAGGAACTACGAGGCCGACGCCGGCGCGGTGGTGGTGATGGAGGCCAAGACCGGCCGCGTCGTGGCGATGGCCTCCCTGCCGGACTACGACCCCAACGTCTGGGTCGGCGGCATCTCCGCCAAGGACTACGCCGCGCTCACCGGCAAGAAGTCCAACTACCCGCTGCTCAACCGGTCGATCCAGGGGTTGGCGGCACCCGGCTCGATCTTCAAGGTGATCCCCACCGCCGCGGCGGTCAAGGCGGGTTACGACTTCAACGGACGCTACAACTGCTCCTCCTCGTACAGCATCGGCGGCCAGGTCTTCAAGAACTTCGAGTCGCAGAACCACGGCATGATCGACCTCGGCCGGGCGCTGGAGGTCTCCTGCGACACCGTCTACTACGCCCTGGCCCACCAGGAGTGGAAGAAGGACGGCGGACTCGACCCGAAGAAGGAGCCGAACGACTGGTTCTACAAGACCGCCCACGAGTTCGGCCTCGGCAAGCTCACCGGGATCGACCTGCCCAACGAGGTCACCGGACGCGTCCCCGACCGCCAGTGGAAGCAGGACTACTGGGAGCTCAACAAGGACTCCTGGTGCAAGTACGGCAAGAAGGACGGCGACTACGTCGAGAAGATCGCGTACGAGAACTGTCTGGAGGGCAACAAGCTCCGCGCCGGTGACAGCGTCAACTACTCCATCGGCCAGGGCGACACCCTGGTGACGCCCATCCAGATGGCCACCATCTACGCGGCCCTCAGCAACGGCGGGACCCTCTACGAACCGACCGTCGGCAAGGCGATCGTCAGCCCGGACGGCAAGGAGATCAAGGAGATCAAGCCGAAGAAGAAGGCCCGGCTGCCGATGGACGACAAGACCCTGAGGCAGACGGACAAGGCGCTGGAGGGCGTGGCCACCCGGGGCACCGCCGCCTGGCGCTTCGCCGACACCGGCTGGCCGCAGGACAAGATCCCCATGCACGCCAAGACCGGTACGGCCGAGGTCTACGGCAAGCAGACCACCTCGTGGTTCGCCACCTACACCGACGAGTACGCGATCGTGATGACGATCTCCCAGGGCGGCACCGGCTCCGGCGCCTCCGGCCCCGCCGTGCGCAACATCTACGACGCGCTGTACGGCGTGGACGACGAGGGGAAGGTCCACCCGGACAGGGCGCTGCTGCCCGAGCCGCAGAAGGAGCTTCCGAAGGTCAACTCCGACGGCACCATCGAGGCCCAGCGCCAGAAGGGCTTCAATCCGTGA
- the mreD gene encoding rod shape-determining protein MreD — translation MHLNRILLSAALAVVALVLQVSVLARLQLPGAVPDLLLLTVLALALVYGHTGGALVGFGAGLLADLAPPADHAVGRYALVLCVVGYAAGLTKPESGRHRSATVPMLVVAGAALSSTLLYAGVGALVGDTAARHVGLGVLLTTATVYDLLLAPFTVPAVMALARRTEHDPLAEASGGSAVEGTRGLGGLSGSGGWLRGRTRAKGLGGAARGGGRRGGGLLIRSPKSGTGRIKGVKRL, via the coding sequence ATGCACCTCAACCGGATCCTGCTCTCCGCCGCGCTCGCCGTCGTCGCCCTGGTGCTCCAGGTCAGCGTGCTGGCCCGGCTCCAGTTGCCCGGCGCCGTCCCCGACCTGCTGTTGTTGACCGTCCTGGCCCTGGCCCTGGTCTACGGCCACACCGGCGGCGCCCTGGTCGGCTTCGGCGCCGGCCTGCTGGCCGACCTCGCCCCGCCCGCCGATCACGCGGTGGGCCGTTACGCCCTGGTGCTGTGCGTCGTCGGCTACGCCGCCGGGCTCACCAAGCCGGAGAGCGGCAGGCACCGCAGCGCCACCGTCCCGATGCTCGTGGTGGCGGGCGCCGCGCTCTCCTCGACGCTGCTGTACGCGGGTGTCGGAGCGCTGGTCGGCGACACCGCGGCCCGCCACGTCGGTCTGGGCGTACTGCTGACGACGGCCACCGTGTACGACCTGCTGCTGGCTCCCTTCACCGTCCCGGCGGTGATGGCGCTGGCCCGCCGCACCGAACACGACCCGCTCGCCGAGGCGTCCGGAGGCAGCGCGGTCGAGGGCACCCGCGGCCTCGGAGGGCTGTCGGGCTCCGGAGGGTGGCTGCGGGGCCGGACCCGCGCCAAGGGGCTCGGCGGCGCGGCCCGCGGCGGAGGCCGGCGCGGCGGTGGCCTGCTGATCAGGTCCCCCAAGAGCGGCACGGGACGGATCAAGGGCGTCAAGCGACTGTGA
- the mreC gene encoding rod shape-determining protein MreC — MRDTRESRLLLVLLVAIAFALITVDIRGGERSPLDGARQVAASVLGPVENGVAGAVDPVGNAIAAVRDSGERYDRISALERENAELKQRLAASDRDGSRGEQVEKLLRTAGAGRYGVKAAQVIGIGAAQGFSWTVTLDVGERDGIKRDMTVINGDGLVGRVTTVGPSTSTVLLANDPDFTVGTRLEGTGELGFANGRGDSALTVQLLNSKAEVKKGDRLVTFGSSNDRPFVPGVPVGEVVQVDPHSGGLTRTVRVRPYVGFTKLDIVGVVVKAPRTDPRDAVLPPPSTPRPAPTVTVTVTPSASASPGADQ; from the coding sequence GTGAGGGATACACGAGAGAGCCGGCTGCTGCTCGTTCTGCTGGTCGCCATCGCGTTCGCACTGATCACGGTGGACATCCGCGGCGGTGAGCGGTCTCCGCTGGACGGCGCGCGGCAGGTCGCCGCCTCCGTCCTCGGTCCGGTGGAGAACGGTGTCGCCGGTGCGGTCGACCCGGTCGGCAACGCCATCGCGGCCGTGCGGGACTCCGGTGAGCGGTACGACCGGATCAGCGCGCTGGAGCGGGAGAACGCCGAGTTGAAGCAGAGGCTCGCCGCCTCCGACCGCGACGGTTCCCGCGGCGAGCAGGTGGAGAAGCTGCTGAGGACCGCGGGAGCCGGCCGATACGGCGTCAAGGCGGCCCAGGTCATCGGGATCGGCGCCGCCCAGGGCTTCTCCTGGACGGTCACGCTCGACGTCGGCGAGCGCGACGGGATCAAGCGCGACATGACCGTCATCAACGGCGACGGGCTCGTCGGCCGCGTCACCACCGTCGGGCCGAGCACCTCGACCGTGCTGCTCGCCAACGACCCGGACTTCACCGTCGGGACCCGGTTGGAGGGCACCGGTGAGCTGGGCTTCGCCAACGGACGCGGCGACAGCGCGCTGACCGTCCAGCTCCTCAACAGCAAGGCCGAGGTGAAGAAGGGCGATCGCCTGGTCACCTTCGGCTCCAGCAACGACCGGCCGTTCGTGCCCGGGGTGCCGGTCGGCGAGGTCGTCCAGGTCGATCCGCACAGCGGTGGCCTCACCCGGACGGTACGGGTGCGGCCGTACGTCGGCTTCACCAAGCTCGACATCGTCGGCGTCGTGGTCAAGGCGCCCCGCACCGACCCGCGGGACGCGGTGCTCCCGCCTCCCTCGACGCCCCGGCCCGCCCCGACGGTCACCGTGACCGTCACCCCCTCCGCGAGCGCCTCCCCAGGAGCTGACCAGTAG
- a CDS encoding rod shape-determining protein, which produces MSFIGRDMAVDLGTANTLVYVRGRGIVLNEPSVVAINTNTGGILAVGAEAKKMIGRTPGNIVAVRPLKDGVIADFEITERMLRYFILKIHKRRYLARPRVVVCVPSGITGVERRAVIEASTQAGARQVHIIEEPMAAAIGSGLPVHEATGNMVVDIGGGTTEVAVISLGGIVTAQSIRVAGDELDNAIIQHIKKEYSLLLGERSAESIKITIGSAYDLETDEHTEIRGRDLVSGLPKTVVISAAEVRKAIEEPVNSIVDAVKTTLDKCPPELSGDIMDRGIVLTGGGALLRGLDERLRRETGMPIHIAENPLDSVALGSGKCVEEFEALQQVLDAQPRR; this is translated from the coding sequence ATGTCGTTCATCGGCCGTGACATGGCTGTCGACCTCGGGACCGCCAACACGCTGGTGTACGTCAGGGGTCGCGGGATCGTTCTCAACGAGCCATCGGTCGTCGCCATCAACACCAACACCGGCGGAATCCTCGCGGTCGGCGCCGAGGCGAAGAAGATGATCGGCCGCACCCCCGGCAACATCGTGGCGGTCCGTCCCCTCAAGGACGGGGTGATCGCCGACTTCGAGATCACCGAACGGATGCTCCGCTACTTCATCCTCAAGATCCACAAACGACGCTACCTCGCCCGCCCCCGGGTGGTCGTCTGCGTCCCCTCCGGGATCACGGGCGTCGAGCGCCGTGCGGTCATCGAGGCGTCCACCCAGGCCGGTGCCCGCCAGGTGCACATCATCGAGGAGCCGATGGCCGCGGCGATCGGCTCGGGCCTGCCGGTCCACGAGGCGACGGGGAACATGGTCGTCGACATCGGCGGCGGCACCACCGAGGTCGCGGTGATCTCCCTGGGCGGGATCGTCACGGCGCAGTCCATCCGAGTGGCGGGCGACGAGTTGGACAACGCGATCATCCAGCACATCAAGAAGGAGTACAGCCTCCTGCTGGGCGAGCGCAGCGCCGAGAGCATCAAGATCACCATCGGGTCGGCGTACGACCTGGAGACCGACGAGCACACCGAGATCCGCGGCCGCGACCTGGTCAGCGGGCTGCCGAAGACGGTGGTGATCTCGGCCGCCGAGGTGCGCAAGGCGATCGAGGAGCCCGTCAACTCCATCGTGGACGCGGTGAAGACCACCCTCGACAAGTGTCCGCCGGAGCTCTCCGGCGACATCATGGACCGCGGCATCGTGCTCACCGGCGGCGGCGCCCTGCTGCGCGGTCTGGACGAGCGGCTGCGGCGCGAGACGGGCATGCCCATCCACATCGCCGAGAACCCGCTGGACTCGGTGGCGCTGGGGTCGGGCAAGTGCGTCGAGGAGTTCGAGGCACTCCAGCAGGTGCTGGACGCACAGCCGCGACGGTGA
- the ndk gene encoding nucleoside-diphosphate kinase: MSQRTLVLLKPDAVRRGLIGEIVGRIERKAGWTISALELRALDRETLEQHYAEHVGRPFYEPLLEFMTSGPAVVMVVEGERVIEGVRALAGPTDPIAAAPGSIRGDFGTIVRENLIHASDSEESAEREMKIFFPSHS; the protein is encoded by the coding sequence ATGAGCCAGCGCACCCTCGTCCTCCTCAAGCCCGATGCCGTCCGGCGGGGGCTGATCGGTGAGATCGTCGGACGCATCGAGCGCAAGGCCGGATGGACGATCAGCGCCCTGGAGCTGCGCGCGCTGGACCGCGAGACGCTGGAGCAGCACTACGCCGAGCACGTCGGTCGCCCGTTCTACGAGCCGCTGCTGGAGTTCATGACCTCGGGGCCGGCCGTGGTGATGGTCGTCGAGGGCGAGAGGGTGATCGAGGGGGTGCGCGCCCTGGCGGGTCCGACCGACCCGATCGCCGCGGCGCCCGGCTCCATCCGGGGGGATTTCGGAACGATCGTGCGTGAGAACCTCATTCACGCGTCCGACTCCGAGGAGTCCGCCGAACGGGAGATGAAGATTTTCTTCCCCTCCCACTCCTGA
- a CDS encoding DUF4233 domain-containing protein, giving the protein MRTLCAATLVGEFLVIGFASLVAMRLGDLPASTVWTVGGVAMVLCLLLCGVLGRPGALRMGWALQIGLIASGFVVPAMFFLGTLFAGLWWASVHFGRKIDEAKARNAAAADTA; this is encoded by the coding sequence GTGCGTACGCTCTGCGCCGCCACGCTCGTCGGGGAGTTCCTGGTCATCGGCTTCGCCTCCCTGGTGGCGATGCGGCTCGGCGACCTGCCGGCGTCGACGGTGTGGACGGTCGGCGGTGTGGCGATGGTGCTCTGCCTGCTGCTGTGCGGGGTGCTCGGCCGGCCCGGCGCGCTCCGGATGGGGTGGGCGCTCCAGATCGGCCTGATCGCCTCCGGCTTCGTCGTCCCGGCGATGTTCTTCCTCGGTACGCTCTTCGCCGGTCTGTGGTGGGCGTCGGTCCACTTCGGCCGGAAGATCGACGAGGCGAAGGCCCGGAACGCGGCCGCGGCCGACACGGCCTGA
- the folC gene encoding bifunctional tetrahydrofolate synthase/dihydrofolate synthase: protein MSEHPPHDPHDGPGDDTGEDVGPDDPADRFEEIVGAETDRDPDLAVIEAGSRTLRTQAGPPPADLPTRPEDPEVDRELRHVEAELLGRWPETRLEPSLERIAALMDLLGEPQRSYPAIHVTGTNGKTSTARMIEALLGAFELRTGRYSSPHVQSMTERISLDGAPISPEKFIETYRDLKPYVEMVDASCAHRLSFFEVVTGMAYAAFADAPVDVAVVEVGMGGSWDATNVIDAGVAVVTPISLDHTDRLGTTPEEIAREKSGIVKRDATVVLAQQPVEAASVILRKAVEMDATVAREGLEFGVVSREVAVGGQLLTLRGLGGEYPEVFLPLHGAHMAHNAAVALAAVEAFFGIGSEHARALDIDAVRAAFASVTSPGRLEVVRRSPTVVLDAAHNPAGARATAAAITEAFGFSRLVGVVAPSADKDVRGLLEAFEPIFAEVVVTRNATTRAMDVDELAALAVEVFGEERIQVEPRLDDALEEAITLAEEEGEYAGAGVLVTGSVVTVGEARLLLGKDR from the coding sequence GTGAGTGAGCACCCTCCGCACGACCCGCACGACGGTCCCGGCGACGACACCGGCGAGGACGTCGGCCCCGACGACCCCGCGGACCGGTTCGAGGAGATCGTCGGCGCCGAGACCGACCGGGACCCCGACCTCGCCGTGATCGAGGCGGGCAGCCGCACCCTGCGCACCCAGGCGGGCCCGCCCCCCGCCGACCTGCCCACCCGGCCCGAGGACCCGGAGGTGGACCGCGAGCTGCGCCACGTCGAGGCCGAACTGCTCGGCCGCTGGCCCGAGACGCGGCTGGAGCCGTCCCTGGAGCGGATCGCCGCGCTGATGGACCTCCTCGGCGAGCCGCAGCGCTCCTACCCCGCCATCCACGTCACCGGCACCAACGGCAAGACCTCCACCGCCCGCATGATCGAGGCGCTGCTCGGCGCGTTCGAGCTGCGCACCGGCCGCTACAGCAGTCCGCACGTGCAGTCCATGACCGAGCGGATCAGTCTGGACGGCGCGCCGATCTCCCCCGAGAAGTTCATCGAGACGTACCGGGACCTCAAGCCGTACGTCGAGATGGTCGACGCCTCCTGCGCCCACCGACTGTCGTTCTTCGAGGTCGTCACCGGCATGGCGTACGCGGCCTTCGCCGACGCGCCCGTGGACGTGGCGGTCGTCGAGGTCGGCATGGGCGGCAGTTGGGACGCCACCAACGTGATCGACGCGGGCGTCGCCGTCGTCACCCCCATCTCCCTGGACCACACCGACCGGTTGGGCACGACGCCCGAGGAGATCGCGAGGGAGAAGTCCGGCATCGTCAAGCGGGACGCCACTGTCGTCCTGGCCCAGCAGCCGGTGGAGGCGGCCTCGGTGATCCTGCGGAAGGCCGTGGAGATGGACGCCACGGTCGCCCGTGAGGGCCTGGAGTTCGGTGTGGTCTCCCGGGAGGTCGCCGTCGGCGGTCAGCTGCTGACGCTGCGCGGGCTGGGCGGGGAGTACCCGGAGGTGTTCCTGCCCCTGCACGGCGCCCACATGGCGCACAACGCCGCCGTGGCGCTCGCCGCGGTCGAGGCGTTCTTCGGCATCGGTTCCGAGCACGCCCGTGCCCTGGACATCGACGCCGTCCGGGCGGCCTTCGCCTCCGTGACCTCCCCGGGCCGGCTGGAGGTGGTGCGCCGCAGCCCCACCGTCGTCCTGGACGCCGCGCACAATCCGGCGGGGGCCCGGGCCACCGCCGCGGCGATCACCGAGGCGTTCGGCTTCAGCCGGCTGGTCGGAGTGGTCGCCCCCAGCGCGGACAAGGACGTGCGTGGGCTGCTGGAGGCGTTCGAGCCGATCTTCGCCGAGGTCGTGGTGACCCGCAACGCCACCACCCGCGCCATGGACGTGGACGAGCTGGCCGCCCTGGCCGTCGAGGTCTTCGGCGAGGAGCGGATCCAGGTCGAGCCGCGGCTGGACGACGCGTTGGAGGAGGCCATCACCCTGGCCGAGGAGGAGGGCGAGTACGCGGGCGCGGGCGTGCTGGTGACCGGATCGGTCGTCACCGTCGGCGAGGCCCGGCTGCTGCTCGGAAAGGACAGGTGA
- a CDS encoding valine--tRNA ligase: MTENTQQSPPPAGAEPSNSAHASLPTQYVPAEVEEKLYERWVERGYFEADAGSDKPPYAIVIPPPNVTGSLHLGHAFEHTLIDALTRRKRMQGHETLWQPGMDHAGIATQNVVERELAKEGKSRHDLGREAFVERVWRWKAESGGRISGQMRRLGDGVAWSRERFTMDEGLSRAVQTIFKRLYDDELIYRAERIINWCPRCLTAISDIEVEYADQDGELVSIRYGEGEDSIVVATTRAETMLGDTAVAVHPADERYTHLVGTEIELPLTGRRIPVVADEHVDPEFGTGAVKVTPAHDPNDFEIGRRHDLPNVTVMDEHAVITAHGPFQGLDRLEARSAVVAALRAEGRIVAEKRPYVHSVGHCSRCKTTIEPRLSMQWWVKVGPLAKAAGDAVRDGRVTVHPREMEKRYFDWVDNLHDWCISRQLWWGHRIPVWYGPNGETVCVGPDEEPPTGEGWHQESDVLDTWFSSGLWPFSTLGWPERTESLAKFYPNSVLVTGYDILFFWVARMMMFGLYAMDGTPPFHRIVLHGMVRDQFGKKMSKSFGNAVNPLDWMDTYGSDALRFTLARGANPGVDVPIGEDWVQASRNFANKVWNATRFALMNGATVEGELPAPEELSATDRWILSRLNTVVAEVDAHYDDYQFAKLSDLLYHFAWDEVFDWYVELSKTTFAEGGEAARRSARVLGEVLDVTLRLLHPVMPFVTETLWTTLTGRESVVIADWPADSGFRDAAAEEEIATLRQVITEVRRFRADQGLQPGQRVPARLALEGTSLAAHETAIRSLSRLQPEGEGFRTTASLPVAGARVELDLSDAIDFAAERKRLAKDLAAAEKELAQSTAKLGNEGFLAKAPDHVVAKIRDRRARAEADIARITAQLDALPQG; this comes from the coding sequence GTGACCGAGAACACTCAGCAGAGCCCGCCCCCCGCCGGGGCGGAGCCTTCGAACAGCGCCCATGCCAGTCTGCCGACCCAGTACGTTCCGGCCGAGGTAGAGGAGAAGCTGTACGAGCGCTGGGTGGAGCGCGGTTACTTCGAGGCGGACGCCGGAAGCGACAAGCCGCCGTACGCGATCGTCATCCCGCCGCCCAACGTCACCGGCAGCCTGCACCTGGGCCACGCCTTCGAGCACACGCTGATCGACGCCCTCACCCGCCGCAAGCGGATGCAGGGCCACGAGACGCTGTGGCAGCCGGGCATGGACCACGCGGGCATCGCCACCCAGAACGTCGTCGAGCGCGAGCTGGCCAAGGAGGGCAAGTCCCGCCACGACCTGGGCCGCGAGGCGTTCGTCGAGCGCGTGTGGCGGTGGAAGGCGGAGTCCGGCGGCCGGATCTCGGGCCAGATGCGACGGCTGGGCGACGGCGTCGCCTGGTCGCGCGAGCGCTTCACCATGGACGAGGGGCTCTCCCGCGCCGTTCAGACGATCTTCAAGCGGCTCTACGACGACGAGCTGATCTACCGGGCCGAGCGGATCATCAACTGGTGCCCGCGCTGTCTGACGGCCATCTCCGACATCGAGGTGGAGTACGCCGACCAGGACGGCGAACTGGTCTCGATCCGCTACGGCGAGGGCGAGGACTCCATCGTCGTCGCCACCACCCGCGCCGAGACGATGCTCGGCGACACCGCCGTGGCCGTCCACCCCGCCGACGAGCGCTACACCCACCTCGTCGGCACCGAGATCGAGCTGCCGCTCACCGGCCGGCGCATCCCGGTCGTCGCCGACGAGCACGTGGACCCCGAGTTCGGCACCGGTGCCGTCAAGGTCACCCCGGCGCACGACCCGAACGACTTCGAGATCGGCCGCCGCCACGACCTGCCGAACGTCACGGTCATGGACGAGCACGCCGTGATCACCGCCCACGGCCCGTTCCAGGGCCTGGACCGGCTGGAGGCCCGTTCGGCGGTCGTCGCCGCGCTGCGCGCCGAGGGCCGGATCGTCGCCGAGAAGCGCCCCTACGTCCACTCCGTCGGCCACTGCTCGCGCTGCAAGACCACCATCGAGCCGCGGCTGTCGATGCAGTGGTGGGTGAAGGTCGGCCCGCTGGCGAAGGCCGCCGGTGACGCGGTGCGCGACGGGCGGGTCACCGTCCACCCCCGGGAGATGGAGAAGCGGTACTTCGACTGGGTCGACAACCTCCACGACTGGTGCATCTCCCGCCAACTGTGGTGGGGCCACCGCATCCCGGTCTGGTACGGCCCGAACGGCGAGACGGTCTGCGTCGGCCCCGACGAGGAGCCCCCGACCGGCGAGGGCTGGCACCAGGAGAGCGACGTCCTGGACACCTGGTTCTCCTCCGGCCTGTGGCCGTTCTCCACGCTCGGCTGGCCCGAGCGGACGGAGAGCCTGGCGAAGTTCTACCCGAACTCCGTCCTGGTCACCGGCTACGACATCCTCTTCTTCTGGGTCGCCCGGATGATGATGTTCGGGCTGTACGCGATGGACGGCACCCCGCCGTTCCACCGGATCGTGCTGCACGGCATGGTCCGCGACCAGTTCGGCAAGAAGATGTCGAAGTCCTTCGGCAACGCGGTCAACCCGCTGGACTGGATGGACACCTACGGCTCCGACGCGCTGCGCTTCACGCTCGCCCGCGGCGCCAACCCCGGTGTCGACGTCCCCATCGGCGAGGACTGGGTCCAGGCGTCCCGCAACTTCGCCAACAAGGTCTGGAACGCCACCCGGTTCGCCCTGATGAACGGCGCCACGGTCGAGGGCGAGCTGCCCGCGCCCGAGGAGTTGTCGGCGACCGACCGGTGGATCCTCTCCCGGTTGAACACGGTCGTGGCCGAGGTGGACGCCCACTACGACGACTACCAGTTCGCCAAGCTCTCCGACCTTCTGTACCACTTCGCGTGGGACGAGGTCTTCGACTGGTACGTCGAGCTGTCCAAGACCACCTTCGCCGAGGGCGGCGAGGCGGCCCGGCGCTCCGCCCGCGTCCTGGGCGAGGTCCTCGACGTCACCTTGCGACTGCTCCATCCGGTGATGCCGTTCGTCACCGAGACGCTGTGGACGACGCTGACGGGCCGGGAGTCCGTCGTGATCGCCGACTGGCCGGCCGACTCCGGCTTCCGTGACGCGGCGGCCGAGGAGGAGATCGCCACCCTCCGGCAGGTGATCACCGAGGTCCGCCGCTTCCGCGCCGACCAGGGCCTCCAGCCGGGCCAGCGCGTCCCGGCCCGCCTCGCCCTGGAGGGGACTTCGCTGGCGGCGCACGAGACGGCCATCCGCTCCCTGTCCCGGCTCCAGCCCGAGGGCGAGGGCTTCCGGACCACCGCCTCGCTTCCGGTGGCGGGCGCCAGGGTCGAGCTGGACCTCTCCGACGCGATCGACTTCGCGGCCGAGCGCAAGCGGCTGGCGAAGGACCTGGCGGCGGCGGAGAAGGAACTGGCGCAGAGCACGGCCAAGCTCGGCAACGAGGGCTTCCTGGCCAAGGCCCCCGACCACGTGGTCGCCAAGATCCGGGACCGCAGGGCGCGGGCCGAGGCGGACATCGCCCGGATCACCGCCCAGTTGGACGCGCTCCCGCAGGGCTAG